Proteins from a genomic interval of Brachybacterium vulturis:
- a CDS encoding TetR/AcrR family transcriptional regulator → MDGRSARWARHREERRAELLDVARHLIHEKGPEVTMEDIAAASGTSKSIVYRYFEDKAHLQRTLGRSILSTMHAKLLEEMRALEADVGREAGADERIHAMIRAYVETAQRSPGVYRFVTRPSDGLNHFLSAVSRLVATFLPADIPAPQVWAHGAVGFVERAVDTWMTTQETAARTADEPGPAEVGDTDPATALPRSAPEAHPTPLTADQLVTHLVTWLMKGLHA, encoded by the coding sequence ATGGACGGCCGATCGGCCCGCTGGGCCCGCCACCGGGAGGAGAGGCGGGCCGAGCTGCTCGACGTGGCCCGCCATCTCATCCATGAGAAGGGGCCCGAGGTGACGATGGAGGACATCGCCGCGGCCTCCGGCACCTCGAAGTCCATCGTCTACCGGTACTTCGAGGACAAGGCGCACCTCCAGCGGACGCTGGGCCGCAGCATCCTGTCCACGATGCACGCCAAGCTGCTGGAGGAGATGCGCGCGCTGGAGGCCGACGTCGGCCGTGAGGCAGGAGCCGACGAACGCATCCACGCGATGATCCGCGCCTACGTCGAGACCGCGCAGCGCTCCCCCGGCGTGTACCGCTTCGTCACCCGGCCCAGCGACGGGCTGAACCACTTCCTGTCCGCTGTGTCGCGCCTGGTGGCGACGTTCCTGCCGGCCGACATCCCCGCTCCGCAGGTCTGGGCCCATGGCGCCGTGGGCTTCGTCGAGCGGGCGGTCGACACCTGGATGACCACCCAGGAGACGGCCGCTCGGACGGCCGACGAGCCCGGGCCCGCCGAGGTGGGGGACACCGATCCCGCCACCGCTCTCCCCCGCTCCGCCCCTGAGGCCCACCCCACTCCGCTCACCGCTGATCAGCTGGTCACCCATCTGGTCACCTGGCTCATGAAGGGACTGCACGCATGA
- a CDS encoding 3-oxoacyl-ACP reductase — protein MTDAYTRFIRSAPGGALAKQLGLPRPSRLLRRPDRPEPVLGPVVVLGDSAGADRIAHLLLEEGADVRRRFEELRRVGSVIVVLDEISAPAEIGPIMLPLAGAMRSLAPGARVVTISRPAGDQNPARAAARGGVEGFLRSLAHEMRGGATANGVLVQDGVALDAPAVIGALRFFLSARSAFVTGQLLTVSGEAGSATENRSLPLAGRTALVTGAARGIGAAIARTLAADGAQLVVLDVSGAGTELSRLANELRAVPIQLDVTATGAGERLVSFLRDRDLTLDVVVLNAGITRDKLLANMTPDRWDPVLAVNLTSQITLTEALIEAGDVLGEQPRVVSLASTSGIAGNRGQTNYATSKAGVIALVGALAARLEALDGTANAVAPGFIETEMTARMPALTREVARRLNSLQQGGLPVDVAEAIAFLCSAEAGGIRGETLRVCGQNMVGK, from the coding sequence ATGACCGATGCCTATACCCGCTTCATCCGCTCCGCCCCCGGCGGGGCCCTGGCCAAGCAGCTGGGCCTGCCCCGCCCCTCACGGCTCCTGCGCCGCCCGGACCGCCCCGAGCCGGTGCTCGGGCCGGTCGTGGTGCTCGGCGACTCCGCCGGCGCGGACCGGATCGCCCATCTGCTCCTGGAGGAGGGTGCCGATGTGCGCCGCCGCTTCGAGGAGCTCCGCCGCGTCGGCTCCGTGATCGTGGTGCTCGACGAGATCTCCGCCCCGGCGGAGATCGGACCGATCATGCTGCCGCTGGCCGGCGCGATGCGCTCCCTCGCCCCCGGCGCGAGGGTGGTCACGATCTCCCGCCCCGCCGGGGACCAGAACCCCGCCCGAGCCGCCGCCCGCGGCGGCGTCGAGGGCTTCCTGCGCTCCCTCGCCCACGAGATGCGCGGTGGCGCGACGGCCAACGGCGTCCTGGTCCAGGACGGGGTGGCGCTGGACGCCCCGGCAGTGATCGGGGCACTGCGCTTCTTCCTCTCCGCCCGCAGCGCCTTCGTCACCGGACAGCTCCTCACCGTCTCCGGCGAGGCCGGCAGTGCGACCGAGAACCGCTCGCTGCCGCTGGCCGGCCGCACCGCACTGGTCACCGGGGCGGCCCGCGGCATCGGAGCGGCGATCGCGCGGACGCTCGCGGCCGACGGCGCCCAGCTCGTGGTGCTGGACGTCTCCGGTGCCGGCACGGAGCTCTCACGCCTGGCCAACGAGCTGCGCGCGGTGCCGATCCAGCTGGACGTCACCGCGACGGGAGCCGGCGAGCGCCTGGTCTCCTTCCTCCGCGACCGGGACCTGACCCTGGACGTGGTGGTCCTCAACGCCGGCATCACCCGCGACAAGCTGCTGGCCAACATGACCCCGGACCGCTGGGATCCTGTCCTGGCGGTGAACCTCACCAGCCAGATCACCCTCACCGAGGCTCTGATCGAGGCCGGGGACGTGCTCGGTGAGCAGCCGCGCGTGGTGTCGCTGGCCTCCACCAGCGGGATCGCCGGCAACCGCGGGCAGACGAACTACGCGACCTCGAAGGCCGGGGTGATCGCCCTCGTCGGCGCGCTCGCCGCGCGGCTCGAGGCCCTCGACGGCACCGCCAACGCCGTCGCCCCCGGTTTCATCGAGACCGAGATGACCGCGAGGATGCCGGCGCTGACCCGCGAGGTCGCGCGCCGGCTCAACTCCCTCCAGCAGGGCGGTCTGCCGGTGGACGTGGCCGAGGCGATCGCCTTCCTGTGCTCCGCCGAGGCGGGCGGGATCCGCGGCGAGACGCTGCGCGTGTGCGGCCAGAACATGGTGGGGAAGTGA
- a CDS encoding nucleoside hydrolase, with amino-acid sequence MTVPFLVDCDTGIDDAIALSYLAAHPQAEIAGIVSTGGNVAVTAVHRNNLVLAELLGVDAPIARGADRPLVQEPMFADDTHGPGGLGHAVLPESAHPGDPRTGAQLWVDLARARPGELVGLVLGPHTNLALALEIEPELPHLLRRLHFMGGAINHRGNTGPTSEWNIAVDPEAAQRVLSAFTGAAQRPVMGSLEATETVRFTQDTLDRVTELATDGGHPIARILVEALRFYFEFHQADGFGWMAHVHDPLVTAHAVTGDFASTRPLAVDVELAGTLTRGQTVGDELGRWGRAPNLEVLTEVRPDEFVEHLLETLRAGLGRLSDPAWSPRP; translated from the coding sequence ATGACTGTCCCCTTCCTGGTCGACTGCGACACCGGCATCGATGATGCGATCGCCTTGAGCTACCTCGCCGCGCATCCGCAGGCCGAGATCGCCGGCATCGTCTCCACCGGCGGCAACGTCGCGGTCACCGCCGTGCACCGCAACAACCTGGTCCTCGCCGAGCTGCTCGGCGTCGACGCGCCGATCGCCCGCGGCGCGGACCGGCCGCTGGTGCAGGAGCCGATGTTCGCCGACGACACCCACGGTCCGGGCGGTCTCGGCCATGCGGTGCTGCCCGAGTCCGCGCATCCGGGAGATCCGCGCACCGGCGCGCAGCTGTGGGTGGACCTCGCCCGCGCGCGTCCCGGCGAGCTGGTGGGCCTGGTGCTCGGCCCGCACACGAATCTCGCGCTGGCCCTGGAGATCGAGCCGGAGCTCCCGCACCTGCTGCGGCGTCTTCACTTCATGGGCGGCGCGATCAATCACCGGGGCAACACCGGGCCCACCAGCGAATGGAACATCGCCGTGGATCCCGAGGCCGCCCAGCGCGTGCTCTCCGCCTTCACCGGCGCCGCGCAGCGCCCGGTGATGGGCTCGCTCGAGGCGACCGAGACCGTCCGCTTCACCCAGGACACCCTGGACCGGGTCACGGAGCTCGCGACCGACGGCGGTCACCCGATCGCCCGGATCCTGGTGGAGGCGCTGCGCTTCTACTTCGAGTTCCACCAGGCCGACGGCTTCGGCTGGATGGCGCACGTCCACGACCCGCTGGTCACCGCCCACGCCGTCACCGGGGACTTCGCGTCCACCCGACCGCTCGCGGTGGACGTCGAGCTGGCCGGCACCCTGACCCGCGGGCAGACCGTGGGCGATGAGCTGGGCCGCTGGGGCCGTGCCCCGAACCTCGAGGTGCTCACCGAGGTGCGGCCCGACGAGTTCGTCGAGCACCTGCTGGAGACGCTGCGGGCCGGGCTGGGCCGGCTCAGCGATCCAGCGTGGTCACCTCGGCCGTGA
- a CDS encoding MaoC/PaaZ C-terminal domain-containing protein has product MSRTAPGTTPAGASSEEVKDLADLPSFPTIYAAALDPRSGRGRRGGGRSGGEPELPQLAYRVRAVRIDAERARDFDHLMGGPATDLVHPGVLHVLAFPLSLALMARRDFPFALLGLVHLRNQVLQHRPVQVGELVDVECRVRDLRPHRKGRTFEAVSTILGENGVIIATDVSTYLVRGDAPSAGEPSGTAPSAAGTSSDRRDFEPPRPTGRWTLGGDTGRRYAAVSGDVNPIHLSAVSAKAFGFPRAIAHGMYTASRAFTESRADLSRPLRWDVSFDAPVTIPGTVLVAYEDDPGGGAVRCLGWRAGRGDKGPRRCFTAEVTTLDR; this is encoded by the coding sequence ATGTCCCGCACCGCCCCGGGCACGACCCCCGCCGGCGCGTCGTCGGAGGAGGTCAAGGATCTCGCCGACCTCCCCTCCTTCCCGACGATCTACGCCGCGGCGCTGGATCCCCGCTCCGGTCGAGGCAGGCGCGGCGGCGGCAGGAGCGGCGGGGAGCCGGAGCTCCCGCAGCTCGCCTATCGGGTGCGCGCGGTGCGGATCGATGCCGAGCGCGCCCGCGACTTCGACCACCTGATGGGCGGGCCGGCCACCGACCTGGTCCATCCCGGGGTACTCCACGTGCTCGCCTTCCCCCTCTCGCTCGCGCTGATGGCCCGTCGGGACTTCCCCTTCGCACTGCTGGGGCTGGTGCACCTGCGCAACCAGGTGCTCCAGCACCGGCCGGTGCAGGTGGGCGAACTGGTCGACGTCGAGTGCCGGGTGCGGGACCTGCGCCCGCATCGCAAGGGCCGCACCTTCGAGGCCGTCTCGACCATCCTCGGCGAGAACGGAGTGATCATCGCCACCGACGTCTCCACCTATCTGGTGCGCGGCGACGCGCCCTCGGCCGGGGAGCCGTCCGGCACCGCCCCGTCGGCCGCCGGGACCTCCTCCGATCGCCGGGACTTCGAGCCGCCCCGCCCCACGGGCCGCTGGACGCTGGGTGGTGACACCGGCCGCCGCTACGCCGCGGTCTCCGGGGATGTGAACCCGATCCACCTCTCGGCGGTCTCCGCCAAGGCCTTCGGGTTCCCCCGCGCGATCGCGCACGGCATGTACACCGCCTCGCGGGCCTTCACGGAGTCTCGCGCGGACCTCTCGCGGCCGCTGCGCTGGGACGTGTCCTTCGACGCGCCGGTGACGATCCCCGGCACCGTGCTCGTCGCCTACGAGGACGATCCGGGAGGGGGCGCGGTCCGCTGCCTCGGCTGGCGTGCCGGGCGCGGCGACAAGGGCCCGCGCCGGTGCTTCACGGCCGAGGTGACCACGCTGGATCGCTGA
- a CDS encoding acetyl-CoA C-acetyltransferase — MTHPDFPRDALILGGNRIPFARSGGPYTGISNQDMLTATLEGLVARFGLQGEKLGEVAGGAVLKLAGDLNLTRESALGTPLDPRTPTIDMSKACATSLETLIHVSNRIQLGQIDSGIACGVDSASDSPIEVTPRLRRILHRAFAAKTARQRITAFSTLRPADLAPVPPRNGEPRTGLSMGEHQAQTTAQWGITREAQDELALASHQKLAAAYDAGFFDDLVTGYRGLARDQNLRPDSTLEKLGSLRPVFGTRSPQVAEPTMTAGNSTPLSDGASSVLLGSADWAAEKGLTPLARVVDARSAAVDFVHGEEGLLMAPAYAVPELLDANDLALQDLDFYELHEAFASTVLATLKAWESEEFCRERLGRGGALGSIDRSKLNVAGSSLAAGHPFAATGGRLVATLAKLLHERAKETGIVQRGLLSVCAAAGQGTVVLLESVTD, encoded by the coding sequence GTGACCCATCCCGACTTCCCGCGCGACGCCCTGATCCTCGGCGGCAACCGGATCCCCTTCGCCCGCTCGGGCGGCCCCTACACCGGCATCTCCAACCAGGACATGCTCACCGCGACCCTCGAGGGTCTGGTGGCCCGGTTCGGCCTGCAGGGAGAGAAGCTCGGCGAGGTCGCCGGCGGCGCCGTGCTGAAGCTCGCCGGGGACCTCAACCTCACCCGCGAGAGCGCACTGGGCACCCCGCTGGACCCGCGCACCCCCACGATCGACATGTCCAAGGCCTGCGCCACCAGCCTCGAGACCCTGATCCACGTCTCCAACCGGATCCAGCTCGGCCAGATCGACTCCGGCATCGCCTGCGGCGTGGACTCCGCCTCGGACTCCCCGATCGAGGTCACCCCGCGGCTGCGCCGGATCCTGCACCGCGCCTTCGCCGCGAAGACCGCGAGGCAGCGGATCACGGCGTTCAGCACGCTCAGGCCCGCCGACCTCGCCCCGGTCCCGCCCCGCAACGGCGAGCCCCGCACCGGTCTGTCCATGGGCGAGCACCAGGCGCAGACCACCGCCCAGTGGGGCATCACCCGCGAGGCCCAGGACGAGCTCGCCCTCGCCTCGCACCAGAAGCTCGCCGCCGCCTACGACGCCGGCTTCTTCGACGACCTGGTCACCGGCTACCGCGGCCTCGCCCGGGACCAGAACCTGCGCCCCGACTCCACGCTGGAGAAGCTCGGCTCGCTCAGGCCCGTCTTCGGCACGAGGTCGCCGCAGGTCGCCGAGCCGACCATGACCGCCGGCAACTCCACCCCGCTCTCCGACGGCGCCTCCTCGGTGCTGCTGGGCAGCGCCGACTGGGCCGCTGAGAAGGGCCTGACCCCGCTCGCCCGCGTGGTCGACGCGCGCAGCGCCGCGGTGGACTTCGTGCACGGCGAGGAGGGCCTGCTGATGGCCCCGGCCTATGCCGTGCCCGAACTGCTGGACGCCAACGACCTGGCCCTGCAGGATCTGGACTTCTACGAGCTCCATGAGGCGTTCGCCTCCACGGTGCTGGCCACCCTGAAGGCCTGGGAGTCCGAGGAGTTCTGCCGTGAGCGCCTGGGCCGCGGCGGAGCGCTCGGCAGCATCGACCGCTCCAAGCTCAACGTCGCCGGCTCCTCCCTCGCGGCCGGCCACCCCTTCGCCGCCACCGGCGGGCGCCTGGTCGCGACCCTGGCCAAGCTCCTGCATGAGCGGGCGAAGGAGACCGGGATCGTCCAGCGCGGCCTGCTCTCGGTGTGCGCGGCCGCCGGGCAGGGCACCGTCGTGCTGCTCGAGTCCGTCACCGACTGA
- the purL gene encoding phosphoribosylformylglycinamidine synthase subunit PurL, with protein MTAENAPSTPHDGASPDADVDTVDHAAATPDQAQPFAELGLKAEEYQNIRELLGRRPTNAELAMYSVMWSEHCSYKSSKKHLSTFGEHTTDTMREKLLVGMGENAGVVDIGDGWAVTFKVESHNHPSYVEPYQGAATGVGGIVRDIISMGARPVAVMDQLRFGAIDHPDTARVVHGVVSGVGGYGNSLGLPNLGGETVFDAAYQTNPLVNALALGVLRHEDIHLASATGAGNQVVLFGARTGGDGIGGASILASETFEEGGPVKRPSVQVGDPFMEKVLIECCLELFAAGTVEGIQDLGAAGISCATSELAANGGSGMHIHLEEVLLRDPSLNAGEILMSESQERMMAVVSPEKLGQFQAIAAKWDVEAAVIGEVTGDGRLTIDHHGHRIVDVDPATVAVDSPVYDRPYARPEWQDALQADAAEALPRPGAAEELAATLRTLIASPDLASKGWVTDQYDRYVGGNTALAMPDDAGVLRIDESTGRGIALATDANGRYTKLDPRAGAQLALSEAYRNVATSGAVPLAITDCLNFGSPEDPGPMWQLVEAIGGLAEACETLEVPVTGGNVSLYNSTGEPGLIDSAIHPTPVVGVLGVFEDVARRVPSGWQGEGESVLLLGTTREELSGSAWADVAHQHLGGLPPQVDLEAERSLARVLISSAAQGLASAAHDLSEGGLAQALVESVVRFGSGAQVDPAGLLERDGVDLFTALFSETQARALVAVPAAQEEQLTALAAEHGVPVLRLGTTGGDALDLAGVGTFTVGELRELREGTLPRYFG; from the coding sequence ATGACCGCTGAGAACGCCCCCTCCACCCCGCACGACGGTGCCTCGCCGGACGCGGATGTCGACACGGTCGATCACGCCGCCGCCACCCCCGACCAGGCTCAGCCCTTCGCCGAGCTCGGGCTGAAGGCGGAGGAGTACCAGAACATCCGAGAGCTGCTGGGGCGTCGCCCCACCAACGCGGAGCTGGCCATGTACTCGGTGATGTGGTCGGAGCACTGCTCCTACAAGTCCTCCAAGAAGCACCTGAGCACCTTCGGCGAGCACACCACCGACACGATGCGCGAGAAGCTCCTGGTCGGTATGGGCGAGAACGCCGGCGTGGTCGACATCGGCGATGGCTGGGCGGTGACCTTCAAGGTCGAGTCCCACAACCACCCCTCGTACGTCGAGCCCTATCAGGGCGCGGCCACCGGCGTCGGCGGCATCGTGCGCGACATCATCTCGATGGGCGCCCGCCCCGTCGCCGTGATGGACCAGCTGCGCTTCGGTGCGATCGACCATCCCGACACCGCCCGGGTGGTCCACGGCGTGGTCTCCGGCGTGGGTGGCTACGGCAACTCCCTGGGCCTGCCGAACCTCGGCGGTGAGACCGTGTTCGATGCCGCCTACCAGACCAACCCCCTGGTCAACGCACTCGCCCTCGGCGTGCTGCGCCATGAGGACATCCACCTCGCCTCCGCCACCGGCGCCGGCAACCAGGTGGTCCTGTTCGGTGCCCGCACCGGCGGGGACGGCATCGGCGGGGCCTCCATCCTCGCCTCGGAGACCTTCGAGGAGGGCGGCCCGGTGAAGCGCCCGAGCGTGCAGGTGGGCGACCCCTTCATGGAGAAGGTGCTCATCGAGTGCTGCCTCGAGCTGTTCGCCGCCGGCACCGTCGAGGGCATCCAGGACCTCGGCGCCGCCGGCATCTCCTGCGCCACCAGCGAGCTGGCCGCCAATGGCGGCTCCGGCATGCACATCCACCTCGAGGAGGTGCTGCTGCGCGACCCCAGCCTGAACGCCGGCGAGATCCTGATGAGCGAGTCCCAGGAGCGCATGATGGCCGTGGTGAGCCCCGAGAAGCTCGGTCAGTTCCAGGCGATCGCCGCGAAGTGGGACGTGGAGGCCGCGGTGATCGGTGAGGTCACCGGCGACGGCCGGCTCACCATCGACCACCACGGCCACCGCATCGTCGACGTGGACCCCGCGACCGTCGCCGTCGACAGCCCCGTCTACGACCGCCCCTACGCGCGGCCCGAGTGGCAGGACGCGCTGCAGGCCGATGCCGCCGAGGCCCTCCCCCGCCCCGGCGCCGCCGAGGAGCTCGCCGCGACGCTGCGCACCCTGATCGCCTCCCCGGACCTCGCCTCCAAGGGCTGGGTCACCGACCAGTACGACCGCTACGTGGGCGGCAACACGGCGCTGGCGATGCCCGATGACGCCGGGGTGCTGCGGATCGACGAGAGCACCGGACGCGGCATCGCCCTGGCGACGGACGCCAACGGCCGGTACACGAAGCTCGACCCGCGTGCGGGTGCGCAGCTGGCGCTGTCGGAGGCCTACCGCAACGTCGCCACCTCCGGCGCGGTGCCGCTGGCGATCACCGACTGCCTGAACTTCGGCTCCCCCGAGGATCCGGGCCCCATGTGGCAGCTGGTCGAGGCCATCGGCGGTCTCGCCGAAGCCTGCGAGACCCTCGAGGTCCCGGTCACCGGCGGCAACGTCTCGCTGTACAACTCCACCGGCGAGCCCGGGCTCATCGACTCGGCGATCCACCCCACCCCGGTGGTCGGCGTGCTCGGCGTGTTCGAGGACGTCGCCCGACGAGTCCCCTCCGGCTGGCAGGGCGAGGGAGAGTCCGTGCTGCTCCTGGGCACCACCCGCGAGGAGCTCTCGGGCTCCGCCTGGGCCGATGTGGCCCACCAGCACCTGGGCGGGCTGCCTCCGCAGGTCGACCTCGAGGCCGAGCGCTCGCTGGCCCGCGTGCTGATCTCCTCGGCCGCGCAGGGCCTCGCCTCTGCGGCCCACGACCTCTCCGAGGGCGGCCTGGCCCAGGCGCTGGTCGAGTCCGTGGTCCGTTTCGGGTCCGGCGCCCAGGTCGATCCGGCGGGGCTCCTCGAGCGCGACGGCGTGGATCTGTTCACCGCGCTGTTCTCCGAGACGCAGGCCCGGGCCCTGGTCGCCGTCCCGGCGGCGCAGGAGGAGCAGCTCACGGCCCTCGCGGCCGAGCACGGCGTCCCGGTGCTGCGCCTGGGCACCACCGGCGGCGACGCCCTCGACCTCGCCGGCGTGGGCACGTTCACCGTCGGTGAGCTGCGAGAGCTGCGCGAGGGCACCCTGCCGCGCTACTTCGGCTGA
- a CDS encoding acyl-CoA dehydrogenase, with product MTTDSRTATTPAADLTDESATADPTGPIPVLPGGAPRLDVAQVSEALLGRWAEARLAARERAARPELHRPLDASVAEHRERVFQQLQILVDDDVSHPMLPEHLGGPNDNGANVAGFEELIVADPSLQIKAGVQWGLYTSAIIQLGNEEQQQAWVPPAMTLQTPGAFAMTEIGHGSDVQSLATTATFDPTGGDDGEWVLHTPFRAAWKDFLGNAAIHARAATLFARLITGGVDHGVHCFYVPVRDAEGELLPGVSSEDDGEKGGLNGIDNGRLAFDHVRIPRTNLLNRYGDVAPDGTYTSPIESPGRRFFTMLGTLVQGRVSLDGSAIRASELALHIAITYATQRRQFSAADPTQETVLMDYQAHLHRLLPKLAATYAGAFAHEQLLQAFDDVFSGRAEDPESREDLETLAATLKPTSTRLALDTIQECREACGGAGFMAENQLVGLHQDLDVYATFEGDNTVLLQLVAKRLLSDYTDELKSVDRAGIGRFIAQRAEVLAKRHTPWARLGQSVSDRGNARRAFDSMRQAEFQEELLADRARVKVEEVALALRGAAKMSPADAAAEVNKHQVEMLDAARAHADLVHWRAFTRGIEALEGPGAEGSRTVLTDVRDLFGLTAISGDLAWFLLSGMISTQRGRQIESDLRRLLWRLRPHVLDLVAAFDVRPGHVRAPIALGGEQERQDEAAAYFRAQRASNDSPVSEKTLRDREKKARRAAEKRDGKR from the coding sequence ATGACCACCGATTCCCGCACCGCCACCACCCCGGCGGCGGACCTCACCGACGAGTCCGCCACCGCCGATCCCACCGGCCCCATCCCGGTCCTGCCCGGCGGGGCCCCCCGCCTCGACGTCGCCCAGGTCTCCGAGGCGCTGCTGGGGCGGTGGGCCGAGGCCCGCCTGGCGGCCCGCGAGCGCGCGGCCCGTCCCGAGCTGCACCGACCGCTGGACGCCAGCGTCGCCGAGCACCGCGAGCGCGTCTTCCAGCAGCTGCAGATCCTGGTCGACGACGACGTCTCGCACCCGATGCTGCCCGAGCACCTCGGCGGCCCCAACGACAACGGCGCCAACGTCGCCGGCTTCGAGGAGCTGATCGTCGCCGACCCCTCCCTGCAGATCAAGGCCGGGGTGCAGTGGGGCCTGTACACCTCGGCGATCATCCAGCTGGGCAACGAGGAGCAGCAGCAGGCCTGGGTGCCGCCGGCGATGACCCTGCAGACCCCCGGTGCCTTCGCCATGACCGAGATCGGTCACGGCTCCGACGTGCAGTCGCTGGCGACCACCGCCACCTTCGACCCCACCGGCGGGGACGACGGGGAATGGGTGCTCCACACCCCGTTCCGCGCCGCCTGGAAGGACTTCCTGGGCAACGCCGCGATCCACGCGCGGGCCGCGACGCTGTTCGCGCGCCTGATCACGGGGGGCGTCGACCACGGGGTCCACTGCTTCTACGTGCCGGTGCGTGATGCCGAGGGCGAGCTGCTGCCGGGCGTCTCCAGCGAGGACGACGGCGAGAAGGGCGGGCTCAACGGCATCGACAACGGTCGCCTGGCCTTCGATCATGTGCGCATCCCCCGCACGAACCTGCTGAACCGCTACGGCGATGTGGCACCCGACGGCACCTACACCTCCCCCATCGAGTCCCCGGGACGGCGCTTCTTCACCATGCTCGGCACCCTCGTGCAGGGCCGCGTCTCCCTGGACGGCTCGGCGATCCGGGCCAGCGAGCTCGCCCTGCACATCGCGATCACCTACGCGACCCAGCGCCGCCAGTTCAGCGCCGCCGATCCCACGCAGGAGACGGTGCTGATGGACTACCAGGCCCATCTGCACCGCCTGCTGCCCAAGCTCGCCGCCACCTATGCCGGCGCCTTCGCGCACGAGCAGCTGCTGCAGGCCTTCGACGACGTCTTCTCCGGCCGGGCGGAGGATCCCGAGTCCCGCGAGGATCTCGAGACCCTCGCCGCGACGCTCAAGCCCACCTCGACCCGCCTGGCGCTGGACACCATCCAGGAGTGCCGGGAGGCCTGCGGCGGCGCCGGCTTCATGGCCGAGAACCAGCTGGTGGGTCTGCATCAGGATCTGGACGTGTACGCCACCTTCGAGGGCGACAACACCGTCCTGCTGCAGCTGGTCGCCAAGCGCCTGCTCTCGGACTACACCGATGAGCTGAAGAGCGTGGACCGGGCCGGGATCGGGCGCTTCATCGCCCAGCGCGCCGAGGTGCTCGCCAAGCGCCACACCCCGTGGGCGCGCCTCGGCCAGAGCGTCAGCGACCGCGGCAACGCGCGCCGCGCCTTCGACTCGATGCGTCAGGCCGAGTTCCAGGAGGAGCTGCTCGCCGATCGTGCCCGGGTCAAGGTCGAGGAGGTCGCGCTGGCGCTGCGGGGAGCCGCGAAGATGAGCCCCGCCGATGCCGCCGCCGAGGTCAACAAGCATCAGGTGGAGATGCTCGATGCGGCCCGTGCCCATGCGGACCTGGTCCACTGGCGCGCCTTCACCAGAGGCATCGAGGCGCTCGAAGGACCCGGAGCCGAGGGCTCCCGCACCGTGCTCACCGACGTTCGTGATCTGTTCGGTCTCACCGCGATCAGCGGCGACCTGGCCTGGTTCCTGCTCAGCGGCATGATCTCCACCCAGCGCGGCCGGCAGATCGAGAGCGATCTGCGCCGTCTGCTGTGGCGGCTGCGCCCGCACGTGCTCGACCTGGTCGCAGCGTTCGACGTGCGCCCCGGCCACGTGCGCGCGCCCATCGCCCTGGGCGGCGAGCAGGAGCGGCAGGACGAGGCCGCCGCGTACTTCCGTGCCCAGCGGGCCAGCAACGACTCTCCGGTCAGTGAGAAGACGCTGCGCGATCGGGAGAAGAAGGCGCGCCGCGCGGCCGAGAAGCGAGACGGGAAGCGCTGA
- a CDS encoding MmcQ/YjbR family DNA-binding protein: MAHPQMFDDDDPLLERVRAIALALPGAQEKISHGRPAFFTTRVHCYYGGSVRTDGHWHAHDRAVVLHLPTAETAALLEEARCFVPAYLGPSGWIGVDLDERTDAQELAELIEESYRTVAPTRLVAQLDDTAR, translated from the coding sequence ATGGCGCATCCGCAGATGTTCGATGACGACGACCCGCTGCTCGAACGGGTGCGTGCGATCGCGCTCGCCCTGCCCGGGGCGCAGGAGAAGATCAGCCACGGCAGGCCGGCCTTCTTCACCACCAGGGTCCATTGCTACTACGGCGGCTCGGTGAGGACCGACGGGCACTGGCACGCGCACGACCGGGCCGTGGTGCTGCACCTGCCAACGGCCGAGACCGCGGCCCTGCTGGAGGAGGCGCGCTGCTTCGTTCCGGCGTACCTCGGCCCCTCCGGCTGGATCGGCGTGGATCTGGACGAGCGGACCGATGCCCAGGAGCTCGCCGAGCTGATCGAGGAGTCCTACCGCACGGTGGCGCCGACGCGGCTGGTGGCTCAGCTCGATGACACGGCCCGATGA